A segment of the Deinococcus radiopugnans ATCC 19172 genome:
GCGTGTCTCGCTTCGACATTAACGGCATGCAGGGCACTGATTTTCTGTTCCTGACCCGCGAGTGGATTGGAGAACCGACGCCGCTGGACAAGACCTCCGAAGTCGGCTGGTTTGCCCCTGGCGCCCTGCCGGATGATTGTCTGCCGTGGCTTCCCACCGTGCTGGACGCGCACCTCACGCGCGGCGCGTGGCTGACTGAGCAACTGGATGGGGTGGAGGGAGTCCAGATTCTGTCGCCCTGACGCCCGCCCTTTAGCCCTTCGTCATGTTCCCCGGTCAGGAACAGAAATCGCTTGCCCCGGCTCCTTCCATCTGAAATACTTCCAGATGAAATGAG
Coding sequences within it:
- a CDS encoding NUDIX domain-containing protein, giving the protein MTSLFYLIAWLVVQDESGRVLLGRRDGTGYMNGLWGLPGGRVERGEALMAAAVREAGEEVGLRVEVAALKPLGVSRFDINGMQGTDFLFLTREWIGEPTPLDKTSEVGWFAPGALPDDCLPWLPTVLDAHLTRGAWLTEQLDGVEGVQILSP